The genomic segment CTTCGGGCGTTGTCCGCTCATCTTTGATCAGGGTGGTCAGCATAGGTATGGCGTCGTCTGCCCGGGCACGCCATATGATGTCGCGCGCCGGCTTGGTCGAGAAATCCTCCGTGTTTCGCGAAGCCCAAGCAGCAAAAGACGCTTCCCAGGAAGCGGATGCGCCAATGCCAAGTGCCTCAAGGTACCAGCGGTCAGCACCGTTATACTGACTTGCCAGATCGGCCCACAAGCCACTCCCCTGTTCAGACTGGAAATACTTCAGTGCAAGGGCAGCCTCTCGCCGCACCTGTGGTGATGCATCATTGACCAACGTTGACAATATGTTCTCCAGGGGCAGGTTATGCTTACGCGCAATGCGGAGTCCGGTGATGCGGATATCCTCGTTTTCATCAGTCAGCGCAACATCCACATAATGACTTGCCCGGCCTTCTATCTCAGCGAGTACCCACAACGCACGGGCGCGCATCCTTGCATTGTCCGAGGCCCAGAGGGTTAATAGGGCTTCTTCTGCGATGGCATCCATATGCACCAGTGCATGCCACGCATTTTGTCGGGCAGACAAATTCGGGCTTTCCAAGGCAGCCACAGCGCCTTCGGGGGTATCCAGATTGTAAGCAGGTGTATTGTACGGCGTATTAGGGGGTGCAATGCGGAATAGCCGGCCTTGCCGCAAGTCACCTACATGATGCCCGCCCACCCCGGGGTCATACCAGTCTGCAACGATGAGCGAGCCATCAGGAGCTACGGCCACATCAGAAGGTCTAAACCACTTGTCGTGGGTGCCCATCAACAGGTTGACAATTTGTGCGTTGTATCCGGCACCATCTTTTTCGACCGGATATGCGCGCACAACGTTAGGGCCGGCATCGGTGTGTATCATCTGATCCCAAAAAACCTCCGGCAAGAGCCGTCCTTCATAGACAAGGATACCCGTCGGTGAGCCAGCGCCAGTCTGTAGCAGATTCGGGACGACACCCGGGTCATTCAGGTGCCAGTGTCGTTTGGGAATTTCGTCGTGCATCCCGGTTCGCCGTACTCGCCAGTTTTCCCCAGTCTTTTCATCTCTAAATCCGTAATTGCCGTACTCCATCACAAAATTGATGCGCACGGCGCGGTTGCCATCATCATCATTATCAGATTGCCAAAGCGAGCCATACGAATCAACTGCCACTTCGTAGTTATTCCTGAAGTTGTGGCCAAGCACTTCAAGATCACTGCCATCCGGATTCATCCTGAACACCATGCCTTGCTGATGCGGATTGCGATCTGCTACGACAGGCGCACCATATTTATCCAGGACGACATTGCCGTCCTTATCCAGTAACTGTCCGCCTTCGTTGCCAAAATTGAAGTAATACCTGCCATCGGGACCAAACACAAACGCGTGTACAGCATGATCGTGCTGTACCCCTTCGATGCCGCTGAATAAGATTTCTTTAGTATCTGCTTTATCGTCACCGTCCTCATCTGTTAGCAATAAAACATGCGGGCTAGCAGATACTATGGCCTTGTTGCCATCCACAACCCAAATACCCAATGCAGCATCGATATCCCGACCTTCGTAGAACACTGTCCGGCTGTCAGCTTTGCCATCGCCATCTGTGTCTTCCAGAATAACTATGCGCTCATTCTCAACCGGCTCCGGGTTTTGCGGATTGAGATGGGGACGATAATTCACCCC from the Bacteroidota bacterium genome contains:
- a CDS encoding PVC-type heme-binding CxxCH protein; protein product: MKRYLYSVIAMGILLAGCAEELTEYGLVPQPAGAALSDDEMRMPDNAVAGLEVAPGLEVSLFASEPMLVNPTNIDIDARGRVWVCEGVNYRPHLNPQNPEPVENERIVILEDTDGDGKADSRTVFYEGRDIDAALGIWVVDGNKAIVSASPHVLLLTDEDGDDKADTKEILFSGIEGVQHDHAVHAFVFGPDGRYYFNFGNEGGQLLDKDGNVVLDKYGAPVVADRNPHQQGMVFRMNPDGSDLEVLGHNFRNNYEVAVDSYGSLWQSDNDDDGNRAVRINFVMEYGNYGFRDEKTGENWRVRRTGMHDEIPKRHWHLNDPGVVPNLLQTGAGSPTGILVYEGRLLPEVFWDQMIHTDAGPNVVRAYPVEKDGAGYNAQIVNLLMGTHDKWFRPSDVAVAPDGSLIVADWYDPGVGGHHVGDLRQGRLFRIAPPNTPYNTPAYNLDTPEGAVAALESPNLSARQNAWHALVHMDAIAEEALLTLWASDNARMRARALWVLAEIEGRASHYVDVALTDENEDIRITGLRIARKHNLPLENILSTLVNDASPQVRREAALALKYFQSEQGSGLWADLASQYNGADRWYLEALGIGASASWEASFAAWASRNTEDFSTKPARDIIWRARADDAIPMLTTLIKDERTTPEDQLRYFRAFDFHDNEYLKSQQLTALLGDSNEALAPLALQHLVNEHNEADPAVQQALTAALDAVDGTRTFLDLVARFKPTHRGASLFAMAQQAEEALARDAGALLLDLEGPDRFMEALANAGSADDALEVVGLLGKIGNGNSRNALQSVVQNDALGMDLRRHALTNYAVGWSGEYGLLGMLERGELPVSFKEQAASILFNSSDERRRQMAAKYLDPPTGNNGQPLPAIEQLVAMTGEVNAGKAVFEQQCSACHVVQGVGTDFGPDLSEIGSKLPAEALYNAIIYPNAGIGFGYEGFLISMKDGNAAAGYVLSRTDEEIQLREQGGQTRSYPMGNVATITEMENSLMPALGAALGTSQLVDLVAYLETLRSL